In Treponema primitia ZAS-2, a genomic segment contains:
- a CDS encoding cobyric acid synthase: MNRKIKGKARPIMVQGTMSNAGKSLLVTGLCRVFSKDGYKVVPFKSQNMALNSWITDEGLEMGRAQVVQAEACGIAPSVLMNPILLKPTTDMGSQVIVMGEVLGTLKAAEYFMQKNNLLSQVLSAYETLAGDNDIIVIEGAGSPAEINLDDEFVNMGLAKKVRAPVLLAGDIDRGGVFAQLCGTLMLLDPEERDLVKALVINKFRGDPKILLPGLGMLEEKSGKPVAGVLPWLQVDIEDEDSLTDRFGAKKRDSLLDVAVIRLPKISNFTDFFALEATDGVGVRYVGDLRSLGKPDLLILPGTKNTISDLKWLRESGLEGALLRLAETGTMIFGICGGYQMLGEKVTDGEGVEIEGGGSMAGLSLLPQRTVFMREKQRKQVKGIVTAFGGCAVEGYEIHMGSTFNADGTEERSLLTQRGNVYGTYLHGIFDSAECRSALFAALCEKKGIASLSDHVFDLHQYKEEQFDILEDAVRENLDMPFIYRILEEGA; the protein is encoded by the coding sequence ATGAACAGAAAAATTAAGGGCAAGGCACGGCCCATCATGGTTCAGGGAACAATGTCAAACGCCGGCAAGAGCCTTCTGGTAACAGGACTGTGCCGGGTTTTTAGCAAAGACGGCTATAAGGTCGTGCCATTCAAGTCCCAGAACATGGCCCTCAACTCCTGGATCACCGATGAAGGTTTGGAGATGGGCCGCGCCCAGGTAGTGCAGGCCGAAGCCTGCGGTATTGCGCCCAGTGTGCTCATGAATCCCATACTGCTCAAACCAACCACCGATATGGGCTCCCAGGTTATCGTAATGGGCGAAGTTCTGGGTACCCTTAAGGCCGCCGAATATTTTATGCAGAAAAACAATCTCCTCTCCCAGGTGCTCTCTGCCTACGAAACCCTGGCAGGAGACAACGATATTATCGTTATTGAAGGGGCAGGCAGCCCGGCGGAGATCAATCTGGACGACGAATTTGTAAACATGGGGCTTGCAAAAAAAGTGCGGGCGCCGGTGCTGCTTGCGGGGGATATTGACCGGGGCGGGGTGTTTGCCCAGCTTTGCGGTACCCTGATGCTGCTGGACCCGGAAGAGCGGGACCTGGTAAAGGCCCTGGTGATCAACAAGTTCCGGGGCGATCCAAAAATACTGCTCCCCGGCTTGGGTATGCTGGAGGAAAAGAGCGGGAAACCCGTAGCAGGGGTACTGCCCTGGCTACAGGTGGATATTGAAGATGAGGACAGCCTTACTGACCGTTTTGGGGCAAAAAAGCGGGACAGTCTCCTGGATGTGGCGGTGATACGGCTTCCTAAAATATCGAACTTCACCGACTTCTTTGCCCTGGAAGCCACCGATGGTGTGGGGGTGCGCTATGTAGGGGATCTCCGTTCCCTGGGAAAACCGGACCTGCTGATTCTACCTGGGACTAAGAACACTATTTCTGATCTCAAGTGGCTGCGGGAAAGCGGCCTGGAAGGGGCATTGCTTAGGCTTGCGGAAACAGGAACCATGATCTTCGGCATCTGCGGGGGGTATCAAATGCTGGGGGAAAAGGTCACAGATGGGGAAGGCGTGGAAATCGAGGGTGGCGGCAGTATGGCGGGGCTTAGCCTTCTGCCCCAGCGGACAGTGTTCATGCGGGAAAAACAGCGGAAACAGGTGAAGGGTATTGTCACGGCCTTTGGAGGCTGCGCCGTAGAGGGCTACGAAATCCACATGGGAAGCACCTTTAATGCGGATGGTACGGAAGAGCGATCCCTTTTGACCCAACGGGGCAATGTGTACGGAACCTACCTCCACGGTATTTTTGACAGCGCCGAATGCCGGTCAGCCCTTTTTGCGGCCCTCTGTGAAAAGAAAGGAATAGCTTCATTGTCGGATCATGTATTTGATCTGCACCAGTACAAGGAAGAGCAGTTTGATATCTTGGAGGATGCGGTACGGGAAAACCTGGATATGCCCTTTATATACCGCATACTGGAGGAGGGAGCATGA
- a CDS encoding cob(I)yrinic acid a,c-diamide adenosyltransferase, which yields MIHIYTGDGKGKTTAALGLALRAAGSGKRVVILQFMKGRDTGEIHSLKFVPNITVLRNKKDYGFFRNLVEDTRTEMTDDNNSNLKEALALPCDLLVMDEVLSAYNLGALDRELIDDLVFKTGEKPELVLTGRDPPPHLVEAADYVSEIRKIKHPYDLGVKAREGIEY from the coding sequence ATGATCCATATTTATACCGGCGACGGTAAGGGAAAAACAACCGCCGCCCTGGGACTTGCCCTGAGGGCAGCCGGAAGCGGAAAGCGCGTAGTAATACTGCAATTCATGAAAGGCCGGGATACCGGGGAGATTCACAGCCTGAAATTTGTTCCGAATATCACGGTACTGCGGAACAAGAAGGATTACGGTTTTTTTCGGAACCTGGTCGAAGATACCCGCACAGAAATGACCGATGATAATAACAGTAACCTTAAAGAAGCCCTGGCCCTGCCCTGTGATCTCCTGGTCATGGACGAAGTTTTGTCCGCCTATAACCTGGGCGCCCTGGATCGGGAGCTGATAGACGATCTGGTTTTTAAAACAGGGGAAAAGCCCGAATTGGTTCTTACCGGCCGGGACCCGCCCCCTCATCTGGTGGAGGCGGCGGATTATGTTTCGGAGATCCGGAAGATAAAACACCCCTACGATCTGGGCGTGAAAGCCCGGGAAGGAATTGAATATTAA
- a CDS encoding ABC transporter ATP-binding protein, with the protein MSLLSVKNLSFSYSNKEDVLKDIALSVESGEHIALVGPNGSGKTTLFQLLLGYFTPATGEVLLENREIHRYPVPERARRIAFVPQGGRIEFPYTCLETVLMGLHPHQSRFAPWDEASLDRARELMEETGVWHLAAKSVTEISGGQMQRLLLARALLQIFPDPGSAAAPSRLLLLDETLSELDIAARIAMMKLLSRLVKDRGLTVIGIHHDLNLAYRFTSRIIALNRGRIAADGNPDRVFTPEFFAGVFSVKAEILPCRGFLFYDNMGESP; encoded by the coding sequence ATGAGCCTCCTTTCGGTGAAAAACCTCTCCTTTTCGTACAGCAATAAGGAGGATGTGCTGAAGGACATTGCCCTTTCGGTGGAAAGTGGTGAGCATATAGCCCTGGTTGGCCCCAACGGCAGCGGCAAAACTACCCTTTTCCAGCTCCTGTTAGGCTATTTTACCCCCGCTACCGGGGAAGTCCTGCTAGAAAACCGGGAAATACACCGGTACCCCGTGCCTGAGCGGGCCCGGCGCATAGCCTTTGTGCCCCAGGGCGGGCGAATTGAGTTCCCCTACACCTGCCTGGAGACGGTCCTCATGGGCCTTCACCCCCACCAGAGCCGTTTTGCCCCCTGGGATGAAGCTTCCCTGGACCGGGCCCGGGAACTTATGGAAGAAACCGGTGTCTGGCACCTGGCCGCCAAGAGTGTCACCGAAATTTCCGGGGGCCAGATGCAGCGGCTCCTCCTGGCCCGGGCGCTGCTCCAGATTTTCCCCGATCCCGGTTCTGCCGCCGCCCCTTCCCGGCTTCTCCTCCTGGACGAAACCCTGAGCGAGCTGGACATAGCCGCCCGAATCGCCATGATGAAGCTCCTCTCTCGGTTGGTAAAAGATCGGGGACTCACGGTTATCGGCATACACCACGACCTGAACCTGGCCTACCGCTTTACCAGCCGGATCATCGCCCTCAATCGGGGCCGAATCGCCGCCGATGGGAACCCCGATAGGGTCTTTACCCCGGAATTTTTTGCCGGGGTGTTTTCGGTGAAAGCGGAAATTTTGCCTTGCAGGGGATTTCTTTTTTACGATAACATGGGTGAATCGCCATAA
- the cbiB gene encoding adenosylcobinamide-phosphate synthase CbiB: MILLWSTAALATGFILDLIFGDPPAIPHIIRFVGKIVSRLEKLFLKVGKSPGVQFCSGLCFTCVVILISTGIPFALLYFAYGIHPVAGFLVESFLCYQLIAVKDMRVESMRVYDRLKADDLDGARWAVSRIVGRDTDRLDRAGITRAAVETVAENTGDGVASPLFYLMLGGAALGCFFKSVNTMDSMVGYKNEKYLYFGRAAAKLDDILNFLPSRLCALVMIFATALFRFDAKNALRIWRRDSRNHASPNSAQTEAVCAGALGVRLAGPAYYEGALEEKLYIGDDTRPIEDDDIIRANRLLYGTAILLFILAMGVRICCMAVIFTVMNN; the protein is encoded by the coding sequence ATGATACTCCTCTGGTCCACTGCCGCCCTTGCAACAGGTTTCATCCTAGACCTTATCTTTGGCGACCCGCCGGCTATTCCCCATATCATCCGTTTTGTGGGGAAAATTGTTTCCCGGTTAGAAAAATTATTTCTAAAAGTCGGAAAATCTCCCGGTGTTCAGTTCTGCTCTGGTCTATGCTTTACCTGCGTAGTGATCCTGATCAGCACCGGCATTCCCTTCGCTTTACTGTATTTTGCCTACGGGATCCATCCTGTTGCGGGTTTTCTGGTAGAAAGCTTTCTCTGTTATCAGCTTATCGCCGTAAAAGATATGCGGGTAGAAAGTATGCGGGTTTATGATCGCCTAAAAGCTGATGATTTGGATGGAGCGCGGTGGGCGGTTTCCCGGATCGTGGGCAGGGATACTGATCGGCTTGACCGGGCGGGGATTACCCGGGCGGCGGTAGAAACAGTAGCTGAGAATACCGGCGATGGCGTGGCTTCCCCCCTTTTTTACCTTATGCTGGGCGGGGCGGCCCTGGGCTGTTTCTTTAAGTCCGTTAATACCATGGATTCCATGGTGGGGTATAAAAACGAAAAGTATCTTTACTTCGGAAGGGCTGCCGCCAAGCTGGACGATATCCTTAACTTCCTGCCCTCCCGGCTTTGCGCCCTCGTCATGATCTTCGCAACGGCGCTGTTCCGCTTTGATGCCAAAAATGCCCTGCGTATTTGGCGCCGGGATTCCCGCAACCATGCCAGCCCTAACTCGGCTCAGACTGAGGCGGTGTGCGCCGGAGCCCTGGGTGTGCGCCTTGCAGGGCCGGCATACTATGAGGGGGCCCTTGAAGAAAAGCTCTATATCGGGGATGATACCAGGCCTATAGAGGATGATGATATAATCAGGGCCAACCGGCTTCTTTACGGCACAGCAATACTGCTGTTTATTCTGGCAATGGGGGTACGGATATGCTGCATGGCGGTGATATTTACAGTCATGAACAATTAA
- a CDS encoding precorrin-8X methylmutase: MNWQYDKPEDIEKRSFEIIRRELAPDMPKLDPILEAVLIRVIHATADFSFVQNLCASEGAALLAIQALREGTSIVTDTRMAQAGIDKVRLGKFGAEVYCFMADSDVAESAKKNGTTRALAAMDKAAALGKPLIFAIGNAPTALGRLFDLHSRGLLMAPLIIGVPVGFVNVMESKEKLMAGTAPYITVRGRKGGSPVAAAICNALLRMAEEAL, from the coding sequence ATGAATTGGCAATACGATAAGCCTGAGGACATTGAAAAGCGGAGTTTTGAGATCATTCGCCGGGAGCTCGCCCCTGATATGCCTAAACTGGACCCGATACTGGAAGCCGTCCTTATACGGGTGATTCACGCCACCGCCGATTTCAGCTTTGTGCAGAATCTCTGTGCTTCAGAAGGCGCCGCCCTTCTGGCAATACAGGCCCTGCGTGAAGGAACATCCATAGTCACTGACACCCGGATGGCCCAGGCCGGCATAGATAAAGTGCGGCTGGGAAAATTTGGCGCTGAGGTTTACTGTTTCATGGCGGACAGTGATGTGGCGGAATCGGCAAAGAAAAACGGCACCACCCGGGCCCTGGCTGCCATGGATAAGGCGGCGGCCCTTGGGAAGCCCCTGATCTTCGCCATCGGTAACGCCCCCACCGCTTTAGGCCGCCTCTTTGATTTACATTCCCGGGGCCTGTTGATGGCCCCGCTGATCATCGGCGTACCTGTGGGCTTCGTCAACGTGATGGAGTCCAAGGAGAAGCTTATGGCCGGGACCGCCCCTTATATTACTGTGCGGGGCCGGAAGGGTGGCAGTCCGGTGGCGGCGGCTATCTGCAATGCCCTGCTGCGTATGGCGGAGGAAGCTTTGTGA
- the cobD gene encoding threonine-phosphate decarboxylase CobD: MLHGGDIYSHEQLIEKDREGLFLDYSVNTNPLGMPPSVREAICAHVDEYQRYPDPSCRALRAGLSTHEGVSEDRIYCGNGAADLIFRLCLARKPRRALICAPTFSEYERAVKLAGGETVFHYLKEAEGFALGRRFLEDLSPGLDMAFLCNPNNPTGRLIDQELLADILRRCREFRILLVMDECFLPFTPAESLAENLGSSLVVLKAFTKTFSMAGLRLGYILAADAALIATVADTGQCWSVSAPAQAAGLVALECTGWVEQSRAVIDTEREFLSYELRDAGFNVFDSDANFLLFCGAASLKERLIGKGVLIRNCSNFHGLDEHYYRVCVKQREQNERLMAAIREVLDEQKN, encoded by the coding sequence ATGCTGCATGGCGGTGATATTTACAGTCATGAACAATTAATAGAAAAGGACCGGGAAGGCCTGTTCCTTGATTATTCGGTGAATACCAATCCTCTGGGTATGCCTCCATCGGTAAGGGAGGCAATCTGCGCCCATGTGGATGAATACCAGCGTTACCCTGATCCTTCATGCCGGGCTTTGCGGGCCGGCCTTTCTACCCACGAGGGGGTTTCTGAGGATCGCATTTACTGCGGTAATGGCGCTGCGGATTTGATATTCCGGCTTTGTCTGGCCCGCAAACCCCGCCGTGCCCTGATATGTGCCCCGACCTTTTCCGAATACGAGCGGGCGGTAAAACTGGCGGGGGGCGAAACTGTTTTTCATTACTTGAAAGAAGCCGAAGGTTTTGCTCTGGGCAGACGCTTCTTGGAGGACCTTAGCCCCGGCCTTGATATGGCCTTTCTCTGCAATCCAAACAACCCCACAGGCCGCCTGATCGACCAGGAACTGCTGGCAGATATACTGCGGCGGTGCAGGGAGTTTCGCATCCTGCTGGTGATGGATGAATGTTTCCTGCCCTTTACCCCCGCCGAATCCCTGGCGGAAAACTTAGGATCCTCTTTGGTCGTATTGAAGGCCTTCACAAAAACTTTCAGCATGGCAGGCCTGCGCCTCGGCTACATCCTGGCCGCAGATGCTGCTCTTATTGCCACCGTGGCTGATACGGGGCAGTGCTGGAGTGTTTCGGCCCCTGCCCAGGCAGCCGGCCTCGTCGCCCTTGAATGTACCGGCTGGGTAGAGCAGAGCAGGGCTGTCATAGATACTGAACGGGAATTCCTCTCCTATGAACTGAGGGATGCGGGTTTTAATGTTTTTGACAGTGACGCCAACTTTTTGCTTTTCTGCGGCGCGGCTTCTCTAAAGGAAAGACTTATCGGGAAGGGTGTCCTGATTCGTAACTGCAGTAATTTTCATGGTTTGGATGAGCATTACTACCGTGTTTGTGTAAAACAACGGGAACAAAATGAACGGCTGATGGCAGCAATCAGGGAGGTGCTTGATGAACAGAAAAATTAA
- a CDS encoding FecCD family ABC transporter permease encodes MKTVDPVQAYRAIRKRCFLLGLLLWVALVLAVIFTLGMGAMDIPASSILRILSAKLRTAFFGPVGSPEALAGISSGMVAVVWELRLPRILLSILAGAGLAVAGVIFQGILQNPLADPYTLGISTGAAFGASLAIFFNITLGLLLPVSSAALVFAALTLALVLLIAQRSSGLVSANLIMAGIILSAILSAGISFLKMLSGENVGAIVFWLMGSLSAKGWNEALLLATVVPAALVLARIFAADLNILTLGSRSAESLGVQVKRTRLFYLFLGATISAVCVSTCGVIGFVGLIVPHLLRMAVTSDNRLLIPLSALLGGLLLCAADTFARLLSGGEIPVGVLTTLLGGPFFIFIFLRQKGGRGL; translated from the coding sequence GTGAAAACTGTGGACCCGGTCCAGGCCTACAGGGCGATTCGGAAACGGTGTTTCCTCCTGGGACTGCTGCTCTGGGTTGCCCTAGTCCTGGCTGTGATCTTTACTCTGGGTATGGGGGCCATGGATATCCCGGCGTCCAGCATACTCCGTATCCTTTCGGCAAAGCTCCGGACCGCTTTTTTCGGGCCGGTCGGCAGTCCGGAAGCACTGGCAGGCATTTCCTCGGGAATGGTTGCGGTGGTCTGGGAACTGCGGCTTCCCAGGATACTCCTCAGCATACTCGCCGGGGCTGGGCTGGCGGTAGCCGGGGTGATATTCCAGGGCATACTCCAAAACCCTTTGGCGGATCCCTATACCTTAGGCATAAGCACCGGCGCAGCTTTCGGTGCCTCCCTGGCTATATTTTTCAACATAACCTTGGGCCTGCTCCTCCCGGTATCCTCGGCGGCCCTGGTTTTCGCTGCTCTGACCCTGGCACTGGTGCTGCTCATTGCACAACGGAGCAGCGGCCTGGTCAGCGCGAACCTCATCATGGCGGGGATCATACTCAGCGCCATCCTTTCTGCGGGCATCAGTTTTCTGAAAATGCTTTCCGGTGAAAACGTTGGTGCAATCGTTTTTTGGCTCATGGGAAGCCTTTCCGCCAAAGGCTGGAATGAAGCTCTGCTTCTCGCGACAGTGGTCCCCGCCGCCCTTGTCCTGGCCCGGATTTTTGCGGCGGATCTGAACATCCTGACCCTGGGCAGCCGCAGCGCCGAATCCCTGGGAGTCCAGGTCAAGCGGACCCGGCTGTTCTACCTTTTCCTGGGCGCCACCATCTCTGCTGTCTGCGTCTCCACCTGCGGGGTGATAGGCTTTGTAGGCCTCATCGTGCCCCACCTGCTGCGCATGGCCGTTACCTCGGACAACCGGCTGCTCATACCCCTGTCCGCCCTCCTTGGAGGACTCCTCCTCTGCGCCGCCGATACCTTCGCTCGGCTTCTGTCCGGGGGCGAAATACCCGTCGGGGTCCTCACCACCCTTCTAGGGGGGCCCTTTTTCATCTTCATTTTCCTCAGACAAAAGGGCGGGCGTGGCCTATGA